From the Telopea speciosissima isolate NSW1024214 ecotype Mountain lineage chromosome 9, Tspe_v1, whole genome shotgun sequence genome, the window GTTGGCAACAAGTGAAGGTACATAATCAGCTTTCTCCCTGGGCTATTGATGATTGTTTTCCTTTGCTCACAGCTCACCATGTTCCTTATGCTCATTTGATTTAACATCCTCTGCTTGGTTTGACAGTATGCTTTGGCCAATGATTTGGTGGGTCCTAGTTCAAGAGATTTTGAGCTGATGAATGATCTTCCTCAGTACCCTCTAGATAATCTTGAGCCAGATCCACAGGATCCGTTGTATCTTGAAGAAGACGATGATGATTCTCCAGATTTTGATTATGCTATGTCCCTTCAAGCCCAATTCGATGCAATGGACATCCCTCCAGGTGTCGAGGCATCCATTCCTTGGTTGCTGGACTCTTCTGAAAGTCAAAAGACAAGAGCTGGTACAAGCAGTTCACCAGTCCACAGCCAGTCATCAAGTTCTTGCTGTGAAGTGGAACTGGCAGAGGTAGATGAAGTGGACGATGAAGTCCTAAAGAAGTATAAGGTTTTTAAACAATTTGATTCTATTGAAGATTATTCAGACCATTTTTATGTTAAGGGAGATTCTTCACAAACTAAGGTTTCTTCACAAACTAAGGTGAGTCAGTTTTATAAAtggaggtctctctctctctctcccagaAAAAAATGTTCTATAaagtattctttttctcttctaattTTGCTTTTGCTTTGACAGCCATCAAAAACTTGGGCGAAGACAATTCAGGAGGAGTGGAAGATCATGGAAACAGGCTTACCTGGTGAGTTCTTATATGGTAATATTCAAGACATGTTATTGCAGTGGCATTTTCTAGATGAATGGCACCATCAGTtctgatatttatttattttccacaCTCACCCCTGTTGGATTCTTCCAGTTTTGGTCAAAGTACTTGGGTTTTGACCTTACCTACATTGCTTATTTTAGGAGGATCTGAAACTTGCTTGTAATTGTGGTAATAAATGTGAAACTTATAATAGTGAGAATATGAAACCCTTGGACATAATATTGATAATTAGCTACCTCTGCCACGTCTATGTGACCGTTATTGTCAGAACAACTACTTCTTGCTGCTTTTAAGGTACTTTAATAGTaaattttggtggatttttgtcaactcatttctttgctttcttgCCTCATTTTAATGCTTACAGATACTATATTTGTGAGAGTCTATGAAGAGAGGATGGATCTATTGAGGGCTGTCATTGTTGGAGCTGCTGGCACTCCCTATCATGatggtcttttcttctttgatgttttCTTTCCTCCAAATTATCCTAATGTTCCACCGGTATGTGCTTGATTATATTGTGATTATTTAATAGATTTTGTAATAGATTGTAATACTCTTAAGACTTTGGTATTCCTTCTGCCAGCAAGTGCACTACCATTCTGGAGGGCTTCGACTGAACCCAAACTTGTACCATTCTGGGTATGTCTGTCTGAGTCTTTTGAATACTTGGACTGGTGACGCAAACCAGAAGTGGATCCCTGGCAAATCAACCATGTTACAAGTCTTGGTGTCCATCCAAGCTTTGGTCCTGAATGACGAACCCTACTTTAATGAGCCTGGATATGAAAGAAGCCGTGGGCAGCCGAGCGGTGAAATGCTTTCTCGGAAATACAATGAAGAAACGTTTATCTTATCCTGTAGGACAATGCTTTACTCGTTAAACAGGCCACCCAAGGTAGGATTGTGCAACTATCCCTCtcaaccttttttttattttattttgtttcttctttcatcttttcttcttttcttttttttttttggggggggggggttgtgttgGTGTTTGTGGGGGTTATGAGTGGCTTTTTGGCCCAAGGCAAGTAGGGAGACAGGATTTTCATCAACTACTAATGAGAAACTTCAACCCTGGGTATGACTCCATCTAGTAACCTGCATGCTCTTGGTAGGCTGATGGATTCATCTCCCTTTACGTAACTGTTAACAAGGTTGTTCAAATTGCTGAATTTAAGCCTCTAGGTGTGGCACTCTGAATTGTTTGTGTTGTCAGGACTTCCCCTAGCACAAAAGTTCCACAGTACAATATTTCAAGTCCCACCATGGTTTCCAGCTGGTATCAAGTTAGTTTGGCCTAGTTTAGTTGGAAACTAGGCTTTCATTGAACTATAGTAATTTGGTGCTCTGGTGAATCAGAAGAGTGCCATGTGAGTGTGGATTTgggtatcggtatcatatcggcTGAGTGCCTTGGTCTTGCTGAAACTGCATGATACCAGTCTTCCCTCGTGGATGGGGCAAATATCGGCTGTATTAGCCGAGTTAAACTCAGGATTGCTCCAATCTCTGAATTCAATACCTAAGTCCTTGCATGTGGGAATGTAGCCGTCTTTTCCTTGAACCTGTGAATGtgcatgcacacacacatgtaCATTCATGTTCTCCACAAGCATACACATcacacttttattttattggcaTATAAtactattttcatttttgttacCACTCATTTGTCTCTCTTATTTTGGGGGCACTAACACAtttttctttgttgattatTTGAATTATTGGTTTTGGATTGTAGAACTTTGAAGATTTTGTGATAGGGCATTTTTATAAGCGTGCAAACGATATTCTGGAGGCCTGTAAGGCATATATGGAGGGTGCTGAGGTAGGTTGTGTTGTTAAAGGAGGAGTCCAGAAGGTTGAAGAGGGTGACAAGAGCAGCTCCAAAACTTTTAAGAAGAAAGTATATGATATTTCGAACTTGCTGTTTACAAAATTTACAGAAATTGGCGCGAAGGGATGTACGCATTTAGCACCCAAGCAAACTAGGGAGGAGGAAGATGTGCTTGATGAGTTCTAAGAAATAAGTAATGGGCTTGTGAGATCAAATGATCAAGGTGGATTGAGGCTGACATTGAGGCTAACACAGACCTGTTTTGTAGGCTAAAAAAACACCTTCTGGAATTTAGGTAGCTTTTTGAACATAAAGGCTGTAGTTGTAGTTTGTAAATAGATGTATAGGTATGGCATGGGATTGAATTGTCTATATCATTATTTCTATGTGATGGTAGGATGGATGTTATTGGGTTGATGGCATGATGCACATTTAATGTTCATATGCCGCCTGTGTATATTGGCATCTCCAACATGAAGCCTGTGGGTGGGAGGGTTTCATGATTTGCATATATTAGTACAGCCGATACATctatattttggtaattatatcTTAGGGCAAgtgatctctacttggtggtgtgaCTGTTTCCtgtgccctctcacagggcaccatgaGATAACGCCTCTGCCCCTTGGGTAGATTCCCAtgtgtgctcacccattggagAGTAGGAAACACTCCCAAGTGGAGAtctttttttcccttatatCTAATTATCAAAAGGTATCTGAAGTAGTAATCAAATTCTTTTTCAAGGGGTTAAACCAAATCCAATTGATGTTCTGAAAAGGGTTTCTCGTTGGATCAATGTACTATGTTTGTCTCCATGTTACCATAATAAGACTTCAAAGTATGATCTGGATCCTCAGATTTTCATTAATAGTATGAAAACCCATGATATTATATCCGTGTTGAATTCTTCAGGCTTCGTTTGGTTTCAAGGGGAATTAATTTCCTTTGCAATCAAATGTAGCCTCAGTGATCTGTTTCACTGGCTGTTTTGATGCCTTTTTACAAAGGAGGCTGAATGGGCAACTCTTATAATGTTTCAAAAACAGTTTACCTTTGTGAGATTTGAGAATGGTATGGCAGAGGATGAGGTCGAGGCAGAAGCCAGAGGTCTAAAATCAAGGGATTGCAACAGGTGAGAAGATGGGATACCGGTCAAAAGAAGCATGGATGGGCTCTGAGAAGCTGTCTGCATTAGTCCCAAAAACTAAAGATCTGGTGTGGCCATTGGAGTGATTTAAAAGGActtgggtcctctgtagcgaGACACAATGTGTAGTGCACATCCAATGTGCTGCAATGCTTGGGCACGTAGCCCAACACCCTATCAGTGTTGGGTTGGGTGCCCAAGCATTGCAGGCTGTCGAATGATGTGCTACACACTGTGTCACACCGCttgatatttattttggttttaataACTTTGAGAACTTTACTCTTAAATGTTGTGACAATGATCTGGTAAGGCTTACTCAGCTTctttaagaagaaaatgaggaaGAATAGATGGAACTTTGAGGTGGGTGTTGATGTGTCaaactttgtattttttcttaatttttcttgattttcataaaaataaataaataaaaatctgaATAATCGGATGCCAATCCGAGTCGAATTTGGATTAtcaagatccatttacatctctagtcCACCATTGGCCAGTGGTGTCAAAAAAGCCCGGAGAGCCCGAGCCCGAGCCCAAGCAAAGCCTCAGTGAGAAAGGTCTTTTTGGGGGACACCTTTTGCCGTCTTGCAACGAAAAGTCGTCCcatcttctttttcaaaaaGAAGTCAGTGCGTAGGCCTAAACATGGAAGAGACTTCTCTACTTTCAAGGCGGGTTGTACTTCCATGCGCCCAGCTTTGCCCCACATACAAGGCAGCAGAAAGTACCGCCTTGcccctgcccgagcgggggtaaggcggtactttccgCCCGCCTTGTATGCTGGGCAAAGCTGGGCGCACGGAAGTACTGCCCaccttggaagtagaggagtcggatccccTAAACATATACTACAACTACCTACGTTAGGATAGAGAGCGACCCCCTTTATTGAAAAGATGGGCTGCTCAGCAGCATGGCAGTCCTACCGAGAGGAAATGTGTTAGCCTTTTCTCCGATACATCTCATTTCTATGTTcagttgaaaaagaaaaaaatgactGGTATTCCAGCGAACGGGGAGTAGGACCACCAATAAAACTCTCAGTACAACGGTTATGGTTCTTATCTTTGGTTAGTCTAGCGATAAGAGCAGCTATCCTAGTAGTCCATTACTTTAAAGGTTAGAGGTCTATTAGCTAACCGTATCTAAAGGTGAGGAAAGAGAGCTAAGGCACTCTTAAAGAGAAGGTCGAGCGGAGGGAAAGGTAAGGTTTTTTTAAACCCTGCTTAAGAGATAATGGAGGGTTGGCTTTCATCCTTAGCGTATCCTACGTATACCATAGGAATGGCAATGTATAACGGCTGCcgggtcaatcaaggccaacccgGCCTAGCCCGGTCTAATCAAGGTTCGACTAGGTTGGGCCTGAACTAAGTTAAGAGaccttagggttgggttgggatttaaAAAAAGCCAACCCAATCTGGTCCATTGACAGCCCTACCATTGGCTACTCTAGGAATAACAACAAAGAAACATTATTGGTAATTAGCTAAGGGGCATGGGTAGGGCACGTCACCCACTTGTTGCAAGCTAGCGGCGTCCACCAATGGAAGGGCGGGACAGGCCTGCCCATGGACGTCATTTCACAAGAGGGAAATGCGGGTAGGGGGAGGTAGATGATTGGGCAGCACGACAACGTGCTTAGTTTTTATCCCTAATCTCAAGGACAAGAGATCAACGTTTGATCTTGTAGCGCCTgcacgggggccaatgagagtacacacaagggcatcaatatagatatgattttttatttcatgggtagGTGGGCGGTACTTTCGCACGCTCCTGTGTGTAGGCATAAGAGATATACAACTAGGTAGCGCTTTTTTCCCCATATCTTAAATAACTATAGAGAACTCTAAAAATGCACTCTATACCTTCAAACACCTTGAGCAGATTTGCAGCCTTTCATCCAATTtctaatgttttttttatttggtaacaATCTCCATTGCTTTTGAATAAGTCACGTCACAAGTCATTTTGGATGATGGGCCATCGGGGAAATGAAGTTATATTTATAAGT encodes:
- the LOC122638917 gene encoding putative ubiquitin-conjugating enzyme E2 38 isoform X1, yielding MEQPPLARFVSRKSKLLSMAGASSSHYEPDVIEIKAPASKSLKHNQVVVPDDIIEIDGDDDLGIMLIDETTNTVGKGKATENGYDYSWQQVKYALANDLVGPSSRDFELMNDLPQYPLDNLEPDPQDPLYLEEDDDDSPDFDYAMSLQAQFDAMDIPPGVEASIPWLLDSSESQKTRAGTSSSPVHSQSSSSCCEVELAEVDEVDDEVLKKYKVFKQFDSIEDYSDHFYVKGDSSQTKPSKTWAKTIQEEWKIMETGLPDTIFVRVYEERMDLLRAVIVGAAGTPYHDGLFFFDVFFPPNYPNVPPQVHYHSGGLRLNPNLYHSGYVCLSLLNTWTGDANQKWIPGKSTMLQVLVSIQALVLNDEPYFNEPGYERSRGQPSGEMLSRKYNEETFILSCRTMLYSLNRPPKNFEDFVIGHFYKRANDILEACKAYMEGAEVGCVVKGGVQKVEEGDKSSSKTFKKKVYDISNLLFTKFTEIGAKGCTHLAPKQTREEEDVLDEF
- the LOC122638917 gene encoding putative ubiquitin-conjugating enzyme E2 38 isoform X2, translating into MEQPPLARFVSRKSKLLSMAGASSSHYEPDVIEIKAPASKSLKHNQVVPDDIIEIDGDDDLGIMLIDETTNTVGKGKATENGYDYSWQQVKYALANDLVGPSSRDFELMNDLPQYPLDNLEPDPQDPLYLEEDDDDSPDFDYAMSLQAQFDAMDIPPGVEASIPWLLDSSESQKTRAGTSSSPVHSQSSSSCCEVELAEVDEVDDEVLKKYKVFKQFDSIEDYSDHFYVKGDSSQTKPSKTWAKTIQEEWKIMETGLPDTIFVRVYEERMDLLRAVIVGAAGTPYHDGLFFFDVFFPPNYPNVPPQVHYHSGGLRLNPNLYHSGYVCLSLLNTWTGDANQKWIPGKSTMLQVLVSIQALVLNDEPYFNEPGYERSRGQPSGEMLSRKYNEETFILSCRTMLYSLNRPPKNFEDFVIGHFYKRANDILEACKAYMEGAEVGCVVKGGVQKVEEGDKSSSKTFKKKVYDISNLLFTKFTEIGAKGCTHLAPKQTREEEDVLDEF